In one window of Arachis ipaensis cultivar K30076 chromosome B06, Araip1.1, whole genome shotgun sequence DNA:
- the LOC107646436 gene encoding uncharacterized protein LOC107646436, which yields MWGKNGSIDVIDLGNDFFLLKFYNMEDLDFALMEGPWKILDHYLTIRWWKPEFNPLTATIDTLATWIRLPGLAIEYYNRTILEKIGNIVGRTMKIDMTTENISRDKYARICVEIDLSKSLVSQYQINGITHLVKYEGLYMVCFNCGCFGHEKFSCRSLKSQEKPEASNNNEGKGDEKAGTEEEEGGRIGKGELSKGKGVIAEENNGFGP from the coding sequence ATGTGGGGGAAGAACGGCAGCATTGACGTTATCGATCTTGGAAATGATTTCTTCCTTTTGAAATTCTATAATATGGAAGACTTGGATTTTGCACTCATGGAGGGGCCCTGGAAAATTCTTGACCACTACTTAACCATTAGATGGTGGAAACCAGAATTCAACCCCCTCACAGCAACAATAGATACACTGGCAACTTGGATTCGTCTCCCAGGCCTTGCGATAGAGTATTACAATAGAACAATATTGGAGAAGATTGGCAACATTGTTGGGAGGACCATGAAGATTGACATGACAACAGAAAACATCTCCAGAGATAAATATGCTAGAATTTGCGTAGAGATAGATTTAAGCAAATCCCTGGTGTCCCAATACCAGATCAATGGTATCACTCATCTAGTGAAATACGAAGGCCTCTATATGGTGTGTTTCAACTGCGGCTGCTTTGGACATGAAAAATTCTCATGCCGAAGCTTAAAGTCACAAGAAAAACCAGAAGCCAGTAACAATAATGAAGGAAAGGGAGACGAAAAGGCAGGGAcggaggaagaagaagggggcAGAATTGGAAAAGGGGAGTTAAGTAAGGGCAAAGGCGTAATTGCAGAGGAGAATAACGGATTTGGCCCTTGA